The following proteins are co-located in the Candidatus Methanomethylophilaceae archaeon genome:
- a CDS encoding AAA family ATPase, which translates to MFERGSRIIRDPKVFDYDYVPPKLIGRDEQLSTMELLFRPLAEYGRSCTAVLMGPVGTGKTAAAKCFCRDLAEHCAKKGSPIEAIFVNCRARNSEAAVLLQMVQHFDRGFPDRGFSPDQMWRALRQQISGEGKDIVIVLDEVDVLLKKSSMDLVYQISRFTEGGPDIGRSVSLVMISQEPLFDLLDEASFSSFRRTNSVIFDRYDMPELREIVLQRANAGILPGRIGDEPIDMIAESASEYGDARMAIELLDRAANMAEGEGADEIDAEHVRGAKAMIYSTVSESKLKTLDRSRMLALLAVSRAIRKQTSISITAAEKTYAVVCEEYGETPRKHTQFWTYIQDIEKLGVIKTAVVNEASGRTTRISLPGIPSKVLAEKVETLIEKASE; encoded by the coding sequence ATGTTCGAGAGAGGCTCCCGCATAATCCGCGACCCCAAGGTCTTCGATTACGACTACGTACCTCCGAAGCTGATCGGCAGGGATGAGCAGCTGAGCACGATGGAGCTCCTCTTCCGCCCTCTTGCGGAATACGGAAGGTCCTGCACCGCCGTTCTCATGGGTCCGGTCGGAACCGGAAAGACCGCAGCCGCGAAATGCTTCTGCAGGGACCTGGCCGAGCACTGCGCCAAAAAAGGCTCGCCCATAGAGGCGATCTTCGTCAACTGCAGGGCGAGAAACTCCGAGGCGGCCGTGCTCCTCCAGATGGTCCAGCATTTCGACAGAGGGTTCCCGGACAGGGGTTTCTCGCCCGACCAGATGTGGAGGGCGCTCAGGCAGCAGATATCGGGTGAAGGGAAGGATATAGTCATAGTTCTGGACGAGGTCGATGTTCTCCTGAAGAAAAGCTCGATGGATCTGGTGTATCAGATATCGCGCTTTACGGAAGGCGGTCCGGACATAGGCCGCTCCGTATCGCTGGTCATGATCTCCCAGGAGCCGCTGTTCGATCTCTTGGACGAGGCTTCATTCTCCTCTTTCCGCAGGACGAACTCTGTCATCTTCGACAGATATGACATGCCGGAGCTGAGGGAAATAGTCCTCCAGAGAGCCAACGCCGGGATATTGCCCGGAAGGATAGGGGACGAGCCGATCGACATGATCGCTGAATCCGCCTCCGAATACGGCGACGCCAGGATGGCGATAGAGCTTCTGGACAGGGCCGCTAATATGGCCGAGGGAGAGGGAGCCGACGAGATCGATGCGGAGCATGTGCGCGGAGCGAAGGCCATGATATACAGCACAGTGTCCGAATCCAAGCTCAAAACATTGGACAGGAGCAGGATGCTGGCTCTGCTGGCCGTTTCCAGGGCGATAAGAAAGCAGACGTCGATAAGCATCACGGCCGCGGAGAAGACTTACGCCGTTGTCTGCGAGGAATACGGGGAGACCCCGAGGAAGCACACCCAATTCTGGACCTACATCCAAGACATTGAGAAGCTGGGCGTCATCAAGACGGCGGTCGTGAACGAGGCCAGCGGCAGGACCACGAGGATATCCCTCCCGGGAATCCCGTCTAAGGTCCTGGCCGAGAAGGTCGAAACCTTGATCGAGAAGGCTTCCGAATGA